The following coding sequences are from one Gossypium hirsutum isolate 1008001.06 chromosome A12, Gossypium_hirsutum_v2.1, whole genome shotgun sequence window:
- the LOC107920249 gene encoding uncharacterized protein, translating to MEPYEALYGHRCRTPSCWTKLGERRALGLELVSDTEDKVLPWKKVLRFGRKAKLSPSFIGPYCILRRVGPVAYQLELPLKLERIHDVFHVSMLRRYCSDPTHVVPVEEIEVRLDLTFEEEPIQILDRKVKVLRRKSIPLVKVIWQNHSSEEATWEPEEAMRQQYPYLF from the exons ATGGAACCTTACGAAGCACTTTATGGCCACAGGTGTCGCACTCCATcatgttggactaagttgggtgagCGGCGTGCCCTGGGTCTTGAGTTAGTATCTGATACCGAGGATAAG GTcttgccatggaagaaggtattgagatttgggcGTAAGGCCAAGTTGAGCCCAAGTTTTATTGGGCCCTATTGCATATTGAGACGAgtaggaccggttgcctatcaaTTAGAGTTACCTCTAAAATTAGagcggattcatgatgtgtttcatgtctcgatgctgaGACGCTACTGCTCTGATCCTACGCATGTGGTACCGGTTGAGGAGATTGAAGTTAGACTAGACCTAACTTTCGAGGAGGAACCAATCCAGATTTTGGATCGAAAGGTGAAAGTGTTGAGAAGGAAGTCAATCCCATTAGTAAAAGTTATTTGGCAGAATCATAGTTCtgaggaggctacgtgggaacccgaggaggcaATGCGACAACAATATCCTTACCTATTCTAA